ataaaaacaaaaaaatgacccTAACAACCCACTGAACTCTCCTCAACCACCATCCCCTTACCAATTTTAaggagtgtgtttttaaaagtgcatCAATATTGTTACAAGTCGCCCTCTCTCCAAagagttaaatgttaaaattgaTAACAGGAGAAAATGCGGCACACCCAAACTGATCCTGCAGACATCATCAGGGATTTTTCCTCCTTCTGTGTGTCACTCAAGTATCGTGCAACTGCAGAAACATCATATAGCTTAAGTTAACGTCCTCACTATTTCATTCATCGATCCAGACTTCTGCCATTTTCCCCCCTCACTTTCCACATGCTTATCTTTTCCAAAAACCTCACAACAAACCCTTCAatcttcattcatttcctctcaAACCAGTAAAACCTGAcaaatctcctttttttttttttttttactagttaCATGACATCACTGCTACCTGACTGAGGCTAAAACCTCCTCTTAACTAACTACAAAACACTTCTAACATGTAGGAGCGACACCAAAATCGGAACAATTAAATGTAGCCTCGCTGAAttcaaatacacatacacacatgtccTGTTAACATACTAGTCTGTGGATTTCAAAAACTTAATAACTGACCTTGTCTACAGTTTGAACCTTTCAGACATTAGCCACTGCTCCAGACCTCGAACCCTGCCCCCTCCCTCATGTCCTTCCTCTGTGAGCAGGCCCAGCCCACTCCTGGCCAGCACTTTTCGGCATAAATAGTAAGCAGTGCTACAGGTGCACACAGTATGATAGGAAGAGAGAGCAGCTAGCTACAGTAGCGCTCCTCTGGCTGGATATCAGCTTCGTTTAAATGCCATGTACTGTATTATCAGCATTTCAATCACTACTATATGGATTTTCAGACGAGGAAAACCCCAATAAAACTGTTAATTGATAACTGTCTGCTAATGATAAAAGAGTAACATAACTAAATGCTAGCtaaatatacattatttataatatttatttttgctaggttttatcaaaagaaatatgtatatttcatataattATGCTATTTTTTCAAGtaagaaaatatattcagaTTTCCATTCTGGGAAACCTAAGGCACTATCAAGTTTTCAAgaatttacctttttttttttctttaaatagcTTGTTTGGTTACATGTGGCCCGtacaaaaaggtgaaaatacaCCCAGCCAGGTATAAACGGGGCAAGAAGGAGAAAAACTAGAAATTTCTTAATCTCTAAAAGTTCATAGATTGTCACACCATCGCTCATGCAGTGACTTGACGCAGATACTGGCAGCGCATTCCCCCTCGCTCACTAGTTCATTGGTAGACAGGCATGAGCGGTGTGTGAGTCAGGTGGCGATGGGAGTTCATAAGTTGACATCACGTACATCTGTGGGGGTGCTGGACTGGTCTTGCTGCTCCCTCGCTTTGTTGCCTGCTCTGACCCCAGTCTCCTGCCGGTACTGCTGGCCCTGCTGCAGGCTGGTGGCCAGCACACGCTCGATTTGCTCCTGGCACGCCCTCAAACAATCCTGGAACAAAAAGGGTCAGACGTtgttacacatgcacacttccATTACAcctctgtcagtgtgtaaatCCTTGTATGAGACGCCAGCCATATACAGACACCAACCAAACAACCCtgtggaaatttttttttaccaactttGTATGCATTCATCTGTCCTCCCACATGACATGCATGGTATCCTTCTTTTCCAACACAAACTCAGCTACAagtctgacttttcattttgataatcactcaaaatattattatagaaGAGTTGAAGGttgtaaaatatgttgtttcgctatttatacacaaaaacactgcagaaaaatgtaagCAATAAAACTATAATACAGTCAATCTGTATCTAAAATGATTTCATCGCAACTTCTTTTCCTTCAAAGTCTATGTGTATGCCTGTAAATCACTGACAATATTAATAACTCAAagttttacattgtgttttaaaagaatGTTATGGTCCATGGACATTAGAATGAGATATTGCGTGACAGCCCCACCATCAGCTGGTTTTCTCAGCTGGTCTCTACATGATATACAAATGTTACTCTAGTTATAGCTAGTTTAATTTGTACACCTGTATGCAGACACTAGCGTGCAAAAATCTGGCATTTTTCTTGGCACATCTGACATCTGAGTTGTTTAACAGCTTTGGTCACATGCATGGCATACCAGCAGGGAATTATGTTTTTTGCTGTAGGTGGTCCTGTCTGCATCCGGACCAGAACAATGGGTACCAGTACACTCCGATACCAACAACACAGAGCTGCGAGCGGCACGGTGGGCACAGGAGTCCTCTCTGACACGAGACCTGTGCATGTCTGAGGTATGAGTGAAAGGGGCAAGGGAGGGATTGGAGGGTCCTAAAGAGCCCTGTGGTCTATCAGGGGACAGATAAGCAGATCTGAAACTCCGGACTCCCTTTCTCTACCCCCCCCTGCCCCCCGCCTCTTGGGGTTTACAGCACGGTCAGTCCCATGTGGAGACCTAGAGGAAATGGCTTTGACCTACTGCACCCTGACCCTCTGAGTTTGGGTGTAAAACAGAATATAGGACAGTGGGACCGGATGTTTTTGGACAAGTTCTCTTGTGAAAGGGgatcttctctctgtctctgtcccctCTGCAGGTCTGTGTTGAAGATGTGGGAGGTCTGCCTCACTGAGCCGGCTGCAGGAATCTTAAAGAATGCACGAGGCTCGCAAAGAGGCCAGCATTCCTTTGAAATGTACGGATAATTGGAACCTGATGGGCTGCAGTCGGGGCGCCTGTTGTGACGGCTGGGTTTGCGGGGCACTCGTCGCTGTGGCAACGTAACCACAAGCGAAGAGGCAACCGTGTTGTTCCTGTGGCCGTTCTGGATTTCTAGGCTTCTGAACTGGTCCTCTGGTGTCACAAGATACTGTGACAATGAAATCACACACTGGGATAAATTTGGTatatgtagttttgtttttttgtgtgtgggtgattCAATTCACTCCAATTGTATTTATAACACAGCACCTCTATATAGTACAGGGTTCATTCACAATTCAAAATGCTTATTATTGCACACTGATGCAAATGCACATAAACTCATTTGGATGGAGTGTGCAGTTTATGACGTATATAATACATTAAAGTCTATGGCCCATTCCTTCCCACTGTATTTATAACCTAAATTTTCAAAATGCTCAATTAACTGATCAATTCcattttgatgacatttatAGTTTATGAATTGTTATGAGATTATATAATGTATTAAAATCTAGCCATTGACTCCCATTGTATTTATAACACAGCACCTGAACAGTACAAATTTTCAACGTACTAAAATGTGCGTAAACTAATTTTTATGATGGCATTTACAGTTTGTGAGTTTTATGCGGTAATGCATTCAAGCCTAcgtattttaaagctgcattcactTCCACTGTGTCCACAGTATAACTCAGCCATTCCATTAAAGTCAATGACTGTTTGTAgattaatcatcatcatcaagtccaaaagtgtctgtctgcaggtatGAGGACAGCTTGGATAACTTTCTATTTCTTCATTGGCATTTACTGGAAAAGACACTCCTTCACTTCATTACGAACATATTCCTCCACCAGGAGGGGCACACAGCTTAAGTGGGAGCCATGCAAAGAAATTGCATGTGTCCTACCACAAGAATGTGGGCTCTGAGTTTTAAGAAGACATTCCCTCTGCCGCTGCTCTTTATAGCAGCAGTCTGGCTCCCCAGACAAGAGCCAAAagctcgctctccctctctctccatgaaAAGTAAATAGCTTCAATCTGCCACTACTGAAGTCATCGCTGTTGTTTACTAAAGGGCCTTTTATGCTGCTGTCGTGAGATTTTGCaatgattattattaacaaCGCATTGTTGTGCAGCACTAAAACTATTGAGCAATTACTCCTGGCAGGTATAAATCTCCTCCACCGCAGTACTCACCACCTCTGTGTTGGTGATCTTGGCCAGCAGGTCTGTCAGGTTGTCTCGACTCAGCCTCTGGTCGGTGTGGTCCAGCTGTAGGCCACATACAGCAGCTCCCATGCTGCCCGTGGCGATCATGGAAGGAGGGTTCATGGCAAGGCGGTCATCTGgcaaggaaagaggaaagagtaTTAATGTTCAATTAGTCaagcagcagcttcaggccATAGTGacacactgaaatcacatttGTAACTGTGACACGAAGGGCCGTAACACTTAAATCAGCCCAGAGGAAGTATGAGAGATGCATGAGAGGTGCAAACATCTGAATCATCCAGAGCTCCACAGCTGAACCTGACTTTCCCACAGTCTGAATTTCAACAGACAAGGCTGCACGGCTGAACCTGTGTGGTTTCCTTCATAGAAACTACGGCCGTGATTAGAAAAGCAGAGTAGGAAGCCTCCTACTCGCTGAGAAATGAGTTCCAGGAACGACTCCCTCCAGTCCATATCCAAGTCGAAAAGACTTAAGCGAGAACAGGCCTGGATGGAGGAGGCAGCCATGAAATGAACGACGAAGACCATCAACAAAAGTACTGAGCTGAAGCTGCTTTCAACAGCTCATGATTTCAGCTCTCGCCCTgacagtcattttcattttatgggAAACCCTGGGGTCGTTTCTCCTCCGAAATGACCCTCTAAGTTCACAGTTTCCTCTTgaacacaaagctgctgagagaaATCATTACAGAAGAACTGAGAGACTCTTGAGCTAAAAGAAGGGATGTGATTGATCCCGTTGCTATGGATGATATCATGTTTCATGACCTCACTACGTCTACAGTAAATGTTTAACAGGTGACCGATCCGTGTCAGTGAgtacaaaatgaaatcaaaatcacTGCAGTGAGGGTGAGGAACAAATGGATATATACACAGAGCTATATAGATGGGTAGCTAGATAAACTGATTGAGGCTAACTGCAACGACCTTGTTGGTGGgcgagttgcattgtgggtaatataGACACTACATTAGAAAAAGAATGCATGAAGTAAAAAAGACGATGtgtctggttctgctgcatcagtttttATACTTTTAGTTTGAGATGTCCATTGTGACTCTCGGAAAATGTTATACAATGTTAAATTGTTGGCGAATTCTTAATAACTTCCCCACACAACAAAAGGCTTTTAGAAGTTTTAGTTATTGCTGTATTTACTCTGAAACTGACGTGAGAAGCAACAtatcctgcagcagctgactgactgtgacCGGGTCTACCTCTGCCTTCTCTCAGACTTATGAGTTACTTTTGGTGCTAAATTGCTTTGTGATTtacttaaaaaggaaaaaacttaGAACTGACACACCCCTTATTTTTAGGAGTTTCTCTTAACCCTCCTAAGTTTGGAGCTACTTTTAGCATTAACATTTTTTGTGAAAACAAGCCCCTGGTGATTTTTCCACAATTACAACACAAAGGCTTCTTCCGGTCTCAGTACATGCACATAACGAACACTGATCTCAAAAGGCAGGAATTGGCATACACAGTTGTTAACTGTTGCACAAGTCCGACCCGGCACACAGTCGCAGCCGAGTGCAAACCAGTCCTGGTGGCCTGATAGCTTTGATTAAACCCTGGAGAGCTGCCTGCTTCACTACGCCCATCTTCTCCTCCAGGGACCAGCTGTCCATAGGAGGAGCTCCTCCATCATAAGAATAACATCTCAACTCCATATAAAACTccaaacatttacattactgCAGAACCACAGCAGGCctcctttttttccactgtggctGCTTTGTGCTTGGATATAACTAGCTGCTTATGAATAGCAGGCGACCACTGAAACACAcccaaatataaaaaaaaaacaaaaaacgtgtGACACTAAAACTGTGCTAAACAGGGCATGAAACTCATTGAAGGAGCCTATGGTTCCAATAACTAGCTCTAGTAAACAAGTGCTTATTGGCCAGATCTGACTTCACTGGCATTTGTGAGGAATTTCATTGCACTAAAGTGAcctcctttgttttatttccgtCATTGAATTAGCGGAATGGATGCAGCAGATGAAAGGCAGCCTTGTGACAGAGGAGTGCTGTACATTATGTGTATTAGGTGATCCTGCAGTCGTGTTTCTGTCCAGGATATGAAAATATTAGAGGGATTCCTGGTATAGACAAAGGAATGCCATGAAAATTCACCTAGGAAGAGGCCTAAGGGGACATCTGAGTTTGCGCTTCTCCAGAGCCTCCAGAGTTTATTCTGGACATGAGGCCAGgatgggaggaggaaggaagatCACTGGATCGCTGCCCTGACTTTTTAAACCTGGAAGCTTCTCTGTCAACAAACAATACAGGCAGAGCGGCGCAGAATTTCAGCTGCACCCGAGTCATacatcaaactgtgtgtgtttgtgtgtgtgtttgctggagTAAAAATTATAGTATGATACAATCACTGCCATTACCATGTACATAGCTAATCTAAACACAGCACTGATAGGATTTTTCTCAGGCACTTAGCCGAGAAACATGGAAATGACCACTCTGAGCAGCTTTTTGCAGCTGGTCCTCTGTTGAGAAAACCCCTACTACAGACTGCGGAGAGACTAGAAAGTGGATAAGGCAGCCAGAGGAGTATgctgagagaagaaagaggtCACAGATGACTCACGATGGgagaatgtttgtgtgtgtgggaatatTCTGGTGGATGTGGGAATAACAAGGCAGCGAAGTGAATGTGCGAGTGAGCAAGCACACGAGGCACACGAAATGATCCGCAGCTGTGTTACCTGTGGCACAGAGGGCGATGAATGTCAGCGTGTGTTTGCGGACCATCGCCAGTTTGTCTTTGGGAAGGGGCAGCCTGCGTATGATGTGCTCTATAAAATCATTGGGAATGACAGAGGCCATGTTCCACTTCAATTTCCCCAGCACCACCAGCTCCCAGTCctaaaagacacagaaaaaagatgATCAGTTCAAATTCAGTTTCTTGGCACAATCCCCTCAGTCAGAGGGTTAAATGGCGTGGTGCCATGCCTCCATTGACCGTGAAAAAGATCACAGTCCATCCCCATTCCCAGAGGAAATGGCTCTGTAAGAAGAGTAACATTTCTTCACTTTATCTCTCCTCGCTGTATCTTATTATCTGCGTGCCTTTCTCATTCCTCGCATCCTTTGTGTTCATATCGCCGGCATGTGACAAGCTTTGCCCTGCTTAGAGGCCCAGCCAATGAGACAGCTAGCCCCTTCCTTCCTGTCACAAGCCTCAAACAGCTAGCATGAGTTTGCACTGcacaagcagcagcacaaaGCTGACTCTTCATACAGTCAGTCTTTGCACCAGCAGAAAAAGATGCACacatttaatgatttaatttccTGTGTGTTGAGTCAGTCTTCACAACTTGCCATCAAAAATCAGTTTACTCAAGTTTTAATGTTCTCCTCTCTGGCTTTCAGTATTTCAAATGAGTAATAGAAAGAACAAGGGTACAACTTAAGTATCTCTATAAAAATCTAATCAAGACTTCACTATATAAAATGTGTGACTCTACACATGTAATGGTTTGTGAAAGTGTTTTAAGATTTAGAAACATGCACCGATACTTTGAAAATGTCTGCTCACGTTTGTGAACATCAAAATCATGTAGCACTGAAAAACGTTGGAAAAAAGCAGAGACACATTCAGCTGTCATTAATATCATCACCACTAATACAATGTACTCCCCCACAGCCTCATGAGTGG
The sequence above is drawn from the Seriola aureovittata isolate HTS-2021-v1 ecotype China chromosome 22, ASM2101889v1, whole genome shotgun sequence genome and encodes:
- the LOC130163682 gene encoding G1/S-specific cyclin-D2-like, which gives rise to MELYCLESDITVKAQPDPNILYDDRVLQSLLTIEDSFLPQCSYFQRVQKDIQPYMRRIVAGWMHEVCEEEKCNEDIFPLAINYLDRFLAVMPTRKSYLQLLGAVCMFLASKLKDSRPLSAEKLCMYTDNSITPRELLDWELVVLGKLKWNMASVIPNDFIEHIIRRLPLPKDKLAMVRKHTLTFIALCATDDRLAMNPPSMIATGSMGAAVCGLQLDHTDQRLSRDNLTDLLAKITNTEVDCLRACQEQIERVLATSLQQGQQYRQETGVRAGNKAREQQDQSSTPTDVRDVNL